In Anthonomus grandis grandis chromosome 16, icAntGran1.3, whole genome shotgun sequence, a single window of DNA contains:
- the LOC126745482 gene encoding E3 ubiquitin-protein ligase lubel isoform X4 yields the protein MSNKNEKWKPMVIHNPSTRMRMARNMPQWVNKSGSSGIPPPPIPRDSGRKTDEPDYEVIEFGQYLNTPPTKALERPQKHCQLCGSTSPNVNVHCEHCKQNFCLSCDDMYHRHPKRQHHIRRRVEERGFQPIRPPLPPKGEFPQAPPQPPPRRRRSGSIGPSPCPSPTPMKNNQGSHQFSMPRKDSGFSLKEKMNSLRRGLTLGNRPLPPTPNSPSSGGPSYPTSRSNSQVSQDDFRQFQAPSPSPSLQERYRRHQLAMRGTTPNLPSHVAAEFDKSPSGDSGYPDWDQWAIRDRAGSVSGSEAATKVSRKLSNTSCPPPTRSNIPHSTSVFDLNNTMAHHHHGGFTPMQQAQSMAQLGYPMPCCPNVWMEQQPCCFDHAPHGSNMSLNVPHGYPVNPMWMGTWHGPSPGMYPCGIPPQARPCSHSRPASPTHSVKSRKSTLSKKSRRKYQDDSSDEDLNDLDDRRSMFSHTDNRSERRSLGRYGLRERSRDTSSMPRENARRRNSDRAERASVGKSRVSVVDSSSSNKTDDEESDDNKAIDKKTDDTPVNEETPFNSEEPVDIPETSWSCEHCTFVNEPGTRVCSICCKTPISQVKLVKPPQQATKVVQQGKNSNLKPPIGRNNNVPTGNKAKIKENKVLQSLSSDDYSAKSLSETESMQNKLQKLNLDLQGESKSKEHGAENKTDKHSDHHQRLDDQNESAGLKVSTACGTSPPKEIVDANNNKKVASTSTATSPPPQNISTQTYEESPRKSQRSSPPKSIADHSRSSRYRDLKRSQSVHTPSSKRGSEWSLHRSSSRHSFTTDSQSLPGSREPSPMPFDYEEPYFEKPSVRQKKLHGGNGRNSHSIMDLRRPELYQRRPSHQDLGSYRMDYAVQEPLNHRHRSESLRPEYFENVFEKRDNYKNQGMELVKLLREAELHKFTADEVQAALLHCKDQNPIDWLKEHWEAIVASVQTLATQMGREGPMNIVGTVSEKEARDSLRRNKGDLWPAVQQCVEQRQRKYAELASRGDFSREDIVTVLTTNHGDLEAAYSELSKTQIKPFLMRIWGPPNGIENEAGNEGATLQKFRGEEVLDEKQKQLKKQAEAVSLDQNQFKPSSPNAVSTSPPDLKKTQFFNESPLEDSIELVSEKDKPLPSLDTIETEILKSIQEINNLSNERRMQRQEREQTHSKSEPVLEQPSTEISLQNVDSQSTLLEAVNRQDESATENHPLSILMNEDSLKVQDLSEAFQPKSDKQIISGTSAEHGEPHVPNPIFSTPTKTPLKTIEITYTPISPVLTNLEVPQSPKTYVEKSSTVIEVVDLAGLEPTSGKKSESPESESSSSSEENVLGDEQFEDALEDMEKSEATSVDMVELAPSIPERKKSISTLNIQLFETPLAFVSKGNVSNLTENAPIKFEPEFQESTAEIVLKSSDGRSALKDKVGRTDHELVKNKGVITPKQMKEIGSNGANFENSLHIDIEKTVIVDQNIKVREDILVEEDEPTEAKHKEINAKTDQNVNDNNISKEADAKAKMPQEVEVIASNFDMTKNNVREENGTREANQVYQKVDPAAITEAQQDEAHNSLSIMGESRKDRPVASNFDINSNIIEQRQTQRPINEEEVFQEVIHAPITEVKGDSSENELHNTESQIEETTEQPKNPQGEEVISSKSDKNKNSLIEQSLTQVNEKEVFPPEITEIKVESDKIMEASQHGLDNSESQIKELIKQPKIPDGEEVISGPFDKNENNLIEQSLSSVNEKDVFQEVVPAPITEVKVDPDKIMETLEHGLHNSESQMEELIKKSESPQVEEVILGAFDKNENNLLEQSLTTVNKKRVSQEAVLAPIAEVKVDPDKIKETLEHGLHNSKSQMEELIKKSESPQGEEVISDTVDINKNNLIEQSFTSVNENELVPAPISEIEFDSKTAASNPKSDNSDLKIDESINLSLPPSGAKTKNLSKKQKKSKKQARKRAEKLALMLRKESSSSTNESQSDNTESKEEEKLVSSVSETVEEIVSNLENASDPTKEGHKIERKKPLKKTDSKKFEKYKHMTLKQNIPYSPIEEKQEFTLEPIQSEVKGNEITSENKSIEESVIEAIQTEEIRPVTTTKIQIAQNHQYPVSKSQPSKIPVISRQNSITKEPKSPPNTTGSKIPVRQSPPRIQKAPEKTPAKVVSLMVEESCESENDAQNVVQKVSSSNNTSLKHSKSLSPRPVDRQKPSTSRSFEQRRSLSRKSSIQSNQSEDIGKKLSKKISSQSFKSSLDSNASSKKMSYTKSLDNDSESSVSDSNVEELLSDDEFEHFEVDYIEESELEESDSEDYEKFDQIAEKLSKNLNQMSEKMGQLTSKLDGSNSYSIEETCESEQYSSDDEEEVDETESSQNEDQLIEDVLLDTKEKILSETEHMQRQARRFLAEGRVQNYEQAELAASLLALQFSPEEALEAVKDCSHLDAAIAYLQQDCELCAGKYPMKKIISMLKCTHRCCQECAKNYFTVQITDRSIMDCNCPFCKAPELSHNTSTEDEISDYFSNLDILLKGILDPPVHELFQQKLRDRTLMQDPNFKWCVQCSSGFIAHPKQKRLICPDCKSVTCASCRRPWEKQHEGITCQKFAEWKDANDPENQASAVAKHLAENGIDCPQCKFRYSLAKGGCMHFTCIQCKHEFCYGCGKPFMMGAKCSVSQYCSKLGLHAHHPRNCLFYLRDKEIHELQKLLKDHKIKFDTELPTEKEENASAIVRCPVSLQKETPTGLLDTVCNNDVNPGQAGLCR from the exons AATAAAAGCGGTTCCAGTGGCATCCCACCACCTCCCATTCCTCGAGATTCCGGAAGAAAAACTGACGAACCCGACTATGAAGTAATTGAATTCGGCCAATATTTAAACACTCCTCCTACGAAAGCTCTAG AACGACCGCAAAAACATTGTCAACTATGCGGCTCTACGTCCCCGAACGTGAACGTGCATTGTGAACATTGCAAACAAAACTTTTGCCTTTCTTGTGACGATATGTACCATAGGCATCCAAAAAGACAGCATCACATAAGAAGA AGGGTAGAAGAACGTGGGTTCCAACCTATAAGACCCCCTTTACCCCCTAAAGGAGAATTTCCTCAGGCGCCCCCTCAACCTCCCCCTAGAAGAAGACGTTCTGGATCAATAGGACCCTCCCCTTGCCCCTCACCCACCCCGATGAAGAATAACCAG GGTTCGCATCAATTTTCTATGCCAAGAAAGGACAGCGGGTTtagtcttaaagaaaaaatgaacAGCCTTAGAAGAGGACTGACTTTGGGCAACAGACCACTGCCGCCTACGCCAAACAGTCCTTCCAGTGGCGGTCCAAGCTATCCAA CGTCCAGGTCGAATTCCCAAGTGTCCCAGGACGATTTTCGACAATTCCAGGCACCTAGTCCCAGCCCGTCCCTTCAAGAACGTTATAGGAGACATCAGCTAGCTATGAGAGGCACGACACCCAATTTGCCAAGTCATGTGGCGGCAGAGTTTGATAAA TCGCCAAGTGGGGATTCGGGATATCCAGATTGGGATCAATGGGCTATTCGGGACAGGGCAGGAAGTGTTTCTGGATCAGAGGCGGCCACCAAAGTATCAAGAAAACTCTCCAACACCTCTTGCCCGCCACCGACCAGAAGCAATATACCACATAGCACCTCAGTGTTTGATTTGAACAATACCATGGCCCATCATCACCACGGAGGATTTACGCCCATGCAACAG gccCAATCAATGGCCCAACTTGGTTATCCAATGCCTTGTTGTCCCAATGTCTGGATGGAACAGCAACCGTGCTGCTTCGACCACGCCCCTCACGGAAGCAATATGAGTCTTAACGTGCCTCACGGTTATCCAGTCAATCCTATGTGGATGGGCACTTGGCATGGTCCATCACCTGGAATGTATCCCTGTGGAATACCGCCGCAAGCAag GCCTTGTTCACATTCACGTCCAGCCTCACCGACCCATAGCGTTAAGTCACGTAAATCCACTCTAAGCAAGAAATCCCGAAGGAAGTACCAGGACGATTCCTCAGATGAAGATTTAAACGATCTGGACGATAGAAGATCAATGTTTAGCCACACGGATAACCGTAGTGAGAGAAGATCCCTGGGAAGATACGGGCTAAGAGAGAGATCACGAGATACATCTTCAATGCCCAGGGAAAATGCGAGACGAAGAAACAGTGATAGAGCAGAAAGGGCCTCGGTTGGTAAAAGCAGAGTCAGCGTGGTAGACTCTTCGTCAAGTAATAAAACGGACGACGAAGAAAGCGACGATAATAAAGCCATTGACAAGAAAACCGATGATACTCCTGTTAATGAAGAAACACCATTTAATTCGGAAGAACCGGTAGATATACCGGAAACATCATGGAGCTGCGAGCATTGCACTTTCGTCAACGAGCCGGGCACGAGGGTGTGTTCCATCTGCTGCAAAACACCCATTTCCCAAGTAAAACTTGTGAAACCACCACAGCAAGCGACAAAAGTGGTCCAGCAAGGCAAAAATTCAAACTTAAAGCCTCCGATTGGTCGTAACAATAACGTGCCCACCGGAAACAAGGCTAAAATCAAGGAGAATAAAGTGTTGCAAAGTTTAAGCTCAGACGATTACAGCGCCAAGTCGCTTAGTGAAACAGAATCGATgcaaaataaactgcaaaagCTCAACTTGGACCTACAAGGAGAATCGAAATCCAAAG AACATGGTGCTGAAAATAAGACTGATAAACATAGTGATCATCATCAGCGGTTAGATGATCAAAACGAATCTGCCGGTTTAAAAGTATCAACTGCATGTGGCACGTCACCTCCAAAAGAAATAGTTGATGccaacaataataaaaaagtagcgTCTACGAGTACTGCGACCTCTCCACCGCCTCAAAATATCTCCACACAG ACTTACGAAGAATCCCCGCGTAAAAGTCAAAGAAGTTCTCCACCGAAAAGTATTGCGGATCACAGTAGGTCAAGCAGATACAGAGACCTAAAAAGGTCACAGTCCGTCCACACGCCATCCTCGAAAAGGGGTTCGGAATGGTCGTTGCATAGGTCTTCCAGTAGACATAGCTTCACTACAGATTCGCAA AGTTTGCCTGGTAGTAGAGAACCCAGTCCCATGCCCTTCGACTACGAAGAACCATACTTCGAAAAGCCATCAGTGAGGCAAAAGAAGTTGCACGGAGGAAACGGCAGGAACTCTCACAGCATTATGGACCTCAGAAGACCAGAGCTGTATCAAAGGAGACCCAGCCATCAGGATTTAGGATCTTACAGG ATGGACTATGCTGTCCAGGAGCCTCTAAATCACCGTCACCGTTCCGAGTCTCTGCGTCCCgaatattttgaaaacgttTTTGAAAAAAGGGATAATTATAAGAACCAAGGCATGGAATTAGTTAAATTACTTAGA GAAGCAGAGCTACATAAGTTTACTGCTGATGAGGTACAGGCAGCTCTCTTGCATTGTAAG gATCAAAATCCTATTGACTGGCTTAAAGAACACTGGGAAGCGATAGTTGCTAGTGTACAAACCTTGGCCACCCAAATGGGTAGAGAGGGACCAATGAATATAGTTGGAACTGTATCGGAAAAAGAGGCCAGAGACTCCCTGAGGCGTAATAAGGGAGACCTCTGGCCAGCTGTTCAACAATGCGTTGAACAGCGACAGAGAAAG TATGCAGAGCTAGCCAGTCGTGGTGACTTCTCCAGGGAAGACATAGTGACCGTTCTAACAACAAATCATGGTGATTTAGAGGCGGCCTATAGTGAACTCAGTAAAACGCAAATAAAACCGTTTTTAATGCGAATTTGGGGTCCACCGAACGGTATCGAGAACGAGGCAGGTAACGAGGGGGCCACCCTGCAAAAATTTAGGGGGGAAG AAGTGCTTGATGAAAAacaaaagcaattaaaaaaacaagcTGAAGCGGTAAGTCTCGATCAAAATCAGTTTAAACCTTCTTCTCCTAATGCCGTAAGTACTAGCCCcccggatttaaaaaaaacccaattttttaaCGAGTCTCCCCTAGAAGATTCGATAGAATTAGTTAGTGAAAAAGATAAACCATTACCGTCGCTAGATACTATAGAAACCGAGATTTTAAAGAGCATAcaggaaattaataatttaagcaacGAACGCAGAATGCAAAGGCAGGAAAGGGAACAAACACATTCAAAATCTGAGCCGGTTCTAGAACAACCATCAACTGAAATATCTCTACAAAATGTCGATTCGCAATCTACACTCTTAGAAGCTGTAAATAGGCAGGATGAATCTGCAACTGAAAATCATCCTCTCTCAATATTAATGAATGAAGATTCTCTGAAGGTTCAAGACCTTTCCGAAGCATTTCAACCTAAATCTGACAAGCAAATTATATCAGGAACTTCTGCAGAGCATGGAGAACCTCACGTTCCTAATCCTATATTCTCTACACCCACTAAAACTCCCCTTAAAACCATAGAGATTACTTATACGCCTATATCCCCGGTACTCACAAACCTTGAGGTTCCCCAAAGTCCTAAAACGTATGTAGAAAAAAGTAGCACAGTAATAGAAGTAGTAGACTTAGCGGGATTAGAACCAACCAGTGGAAAAAAGTCGGAAAGTCCCGAGTCTGAGAGCAGCAGTTCGAGTGAGGAAAATGTATTGGGAGATGAACAGTTTGAAGATGCACTTGAAGATATGGAAAAGAGTGAAGCTACAAGCGTTGATATGGTAGAACTTGCACCATCGATACCAGAACGAAAAAAGAGTATTAGCACTTTAAACATTCAGCTTTTCGAAACACCTTTGGCGTTTGTTTCTAAGGGTAATGTAAGTAATTTAACAGAGAATGCGCCTATTAAGTTCGAGCCGGAATTTCAGGAAAGTACTGCGGAAATTGTCCTGAAAAGTTCTGACGGTAGATCTGCTCTAAAGGATAAAGTTGGAAGGACAGACCATGAGCTAGTCAAAAATAAGGGAGTTATTACGCCTAAGCAAATGAAGGAAATAGGAAGTAATGGGGCAAATTTCGAAAATTCTTTGCATATAGATATAGAAAAAACTGTAATTGTCgatcaaaatattaaagtgCGTGAGGACATTTTAGTAGAAGAAGATGAGCCTACTGAAGCAaaacataaagaaataaatgcaaaaaCTGATCAAAATGTTAATGACAATAACATAAGTAAAGAAGCAGATGCTAAAGCTAAAATGCCACAAGAAGTAGAGGTAATCGCCAGTAACTTTGATATGactaaaaataatgttagaGAAGAAAATGGTACTCGAGAAGCAAATCAGGTTTATCAAAAAGTTGATCCTGCAGCAATAACAGAAGCTCAACAAGATGAGGCTCATAATTCTCTATCTATAATGGGCGAATCAAGAAAAGATAGGCCAGTCGCAAGTAACTTTGATATAAATTCGAATATCATAGAACAACGTCAAACTCAAAGGCCCATTAATGAAGAAGAGGTTTTTCAAGAAGTTATTCATGCACCAATAACTGAAGTGAAAGGGGACTCTTCAGAAAATGAGCTTCATAACACTGAATCTCAGATAGAGGAAACAACAGAACAACCCAAGAACCCACAGGGAGAAGAGGTGATCTCAAGTAAgtctgataaaaataaaaatagtcttatAGAGCAAAGTCTCACTCAAGTTAATGAAAAAGAAGTTTTTCCTCCAGAAATAACTGAAATAAAAGTAGAGTCTGATAAAATTATGGAAGCTTCACAACATGGACTTGATAATTCTGAATCTCAGATAAAGGAACTAATAAAACAACCAAAGATCCCAGATGGAGAAGAAGTGATCTCAGGTCCCtttgataaaaatgaaaataatcttATAGAGCAAAGTCTCTCTTCAGTTAATGAAAAAGATGTTTTCCAAGAAGTTGTTCCTGCACCAATAACTGAAGTAAAAGTAGACCCTGATAAAATAATGGAAACTTTAGAACATGGGCTTCATAACTCTGAATCTCAGATGGaggaactaataaaaaaatccgaGAGTCCACAGGTAGAAGAAGTGATCTTAGGTGCttttgataaaaatgaaaataatcttttaGAACAAAGTCTCACTacagttaataaaaaacgagTTTCTCAAGAAGCTGTTCTTGCACCAATAGCTGAAGTAAAAGTAGACCCTGATAAAATAAAGGAAACTTTAGAACATGGGCTTCATAACTCTAAATCTCAGATGGaggaactaataaaaaaatccgaGAGTCCACAGGGAGAAGAAGTGATCTCAGATACcgttgatataaataaaaataatcttatagAGCAAAGTTTCACTTCAGTTAATGAAAACGAACTTGTTCCTGCACCAATAAGTGAAATAGAATTTGACTCTAAAACAGCAGCTTCAAACCCCAAGTCTGATAACTCTGACCTTAAAATAGACGAATCAATAAACTTGAGCTTACCTCCAAGTGGGGCCAAAACGAAAAATCTCAGCAAAAAGCAAAAGAAATCAAAGAAACAAGCCAGAAAGAGAGCAGAGAAATTAGCATTAATGCTTAGAAAAGAGAGTTCTAGCAGTACGAATGAATCACAAAGCGACAACACTGAATCTAAAGAGGAAGAGAAGCTGGTTAGCTCAGTAAGTGAAACTGTAGAAGAAATCGTTAGTAACTTAGAAAACGCCTCTGATCCAACCAAAGAAGGGCATAagatagaaagaaaaaaaccaCTTAAGAAAACGGACAGTAAAAAGTTTGAGAAGTACAAGCATATGACTTTGAAGCAAAATATTCCTTACTCGCCAATAGAAGAAAAGCAAGAATTTACGTTGGAGCCAATTCAATCTGAAGTGAAAGGTAATGAAATTACATCAGAAAATAAATCCATTGAAGAGTCAGTAATTGAGGCAATCCAAACTGAAGAAATTCGGCCAGTGACCACGACAAAAATCCAAATAGCACAAAACCATCAATATCCAGTATCCAAAAGCCAACCATCAAAAATTCCTGTAATTTCACGACAGAATTCTATAACCAAGGAGCCTAAATCGCCACCTAATACTACAGGGAGCAAAATACCAGTGAGACAAAGTCCGCCAAGGATTCAAAAGGCCCCAGAGAAAACTCCTGCTAAAGTTGTCAGCCTTATGGTAGAAGAATCGTGTGAATCTGAAAACGATGCTCAAAATGTAGTTCAAAAAGTGAGCTCTTCTAACAATACGTCTTTAAAACACTCAAAAAGTCTTAGTCCAAGACCAGTTGACCGACAAAAGCCAAGCACATCCAGGTCGTTCGAACAAAGGCGCAGTTTATCAAGAAAGTCTTCAATTCAATCAAATCAAAGCGAAGATATCGGTAAGAAACTGAGCAAGAAGATATCCTCTCAATCATTTAAAAGTTCACTGGACTCAAACGCCAGTTCTAAAAAGATGTCTTATACCAAAAGTCTTGATAATGATAGCGAAAGTTCGGTATCTGATAGTAACGTCGAGGAGCTACTATCTGACGACGAGTTCGAACATTTCGAAGTCGATTATATAGAGGAAAGCGAGTTGGAGGAAAGCGACTCGGAGGATTACGAAAAATTTGATCAAATCGCTGAAAAACtgagcaaaaatttaaatcaaatgagCGAAAAGATGGGCCAGTTAACATCAAAATTAGACGGAAGTAATAGTTATTCTATTGAAGAAACTTGTGAGTCTGAACAGTATAGTTCTGATGATGAAGAGGAAGTTGACGAAACGGAGAGTAGCCAAAATGAGGACCAACTTATCGAAGATGTTTTACTagatacaaaagaaaaaattcttaGTGAAACCGAACACATGCAG AGGCAAGCGAGAAGGTTTTTAGCGGAAGGAAGGGTGCAGAACTACGAGCAAGCAGAGCTGGCAGCAAGTTTGCTTGCTTTGCAGTTCTCTCCCGAGGAAGCTCTCGAAGCTGTTAAGGACTGTAGCCACTTGGATGCCGCCATAGCTTATTTGCAACAGGACTGCGAGCTGTGCGCTGGAAAGTATCCAATGAAAAAG ATTATATCAATGCTAAAATGTACCCACAGATGTTGCCAGGAATGTGCCAAAAACTACTTTACAGTGCAAATAACAGACCGGAGTATCATGGATTGTAACTGTCCCTTCTGCAAAGCTCCCGAGTTAAG TCACAACACTTCTACAGAAGATGAGATTTCCGACTATTTTAGCAACTTGGATATTCTACTCAAAGGCATTTTAGATCCACCGGTTCATGAGCTATTTCAGCAAAAGCTGAGAGATCGAACTCTGATGCAGGATCCTAATTTTAAGTGGTGTGTACAG TGTTCGTCTGGTTTTATAGCGCATCCAAAACAAAAGAGACTTATTTGTCCGGATTGTAAATCAGTCACTTGCGCTAGCTGTAGAAGACCG TGGGAGAAACAACATGAAGGAATTACGTGTCAAAAATTCGCCGAATGGAAAGACGCCAACGATCCAGAAAACCAGGCTTCCGCTGTCGCAAAGCATTTAGCTGAAAATGGTATAGACTGTCCTCAGTGTAAATTTAG atattcCTTAGCTAAAGGAGGTTGCATGCATTTCACCTGTATCCAGTGCAAACACGAGTTCTGTTACGGTTGCGGCAAACCGTTTATGATGGGCGCCAAATGTAGTGTGAGTCAGTATTGTTC